The Halomonas sp. 7T genome contains a region encoding:
- a CDS encoding glyceraldehyde-3-phosphate dehydrogenase, giving the protein MSQQALENVFQDWQHNEALAEQMIPLVGQLYRQNNVVATMFGRSLIKRSVIRILKDHRFVRKIEGTELSVEDTFPIVKAMSELNLGPAHVDVGKLAVNFKRQNCGDLDAFLRDELSDIINGYTPGASTGEPQDVVLYGFGRIGRLLARVLVEKAGGGNLLRLRAIVVRGRGDVAKDLEKRASLLRRDSVHGPFEGTISIDVDARTLIVNGNVVQVIYADSPSEIDYTAYDINNAVIVDNTGIWRDEAGLGQHLECKGAAKALLTAPGKGDIKNIVFGINHNTISDQDRIVSAASCTTNAIVPVLKVLNDEYGVVTGHVETVHAYTNDQNLIDNYHKGDRRGRSAALNMVLTETGAAKAVAKALPELEGKLTGNAIRVPTPNVSMAILNLTLEKGTDAEALNDYLRRMSIDSAYQKQIDFVDSAEVVSSDFVGNRHAGIVDAKATIANGNHAVVYVWYDNEFGYSCQVIRILQQMSNVQFVKLPRQVG; this is encoded by the coding sequence GTGAGTCAGCAAGCTCTCGAAAACGTTTTTCAGGATTGGCAACACAACGAAGCTTTGGCAGAGCAGATGATTCCGCTTGTCGGACAGCTTTATCGTCAGAACAACGTTGTTGCCACCATGTTCGGACGTTCGCTGATCAAACGGTCGGTTATTCGTATTCTCAAAGATCATCGCTTTGTGCGTAAGATTGAAGGTACCGAGCTGTCTGTTGAAGATACGTTCCCCATCGTTAAAGCGATGAGCGAGCTAAATCTAGGGCCTGCACATGTCGATGTGGGTAAGTTAGCTGTCAATTTTAAGCGCCAAAATTGTGGCGATCTGGACGCTTTTCTGCGCGATGAGTTAAGCGATATCATCAATGGCTATACGCCAGGCGCTAGCACTGGCGAGCCGCAGGACGTGGTGCTGTATGGCTTTGGCCGTATCGGTCGCTTGTTGGCCCGTGTGCTGGTTGAAAAGGCTGGCGGTGGTAACTTGCTGCGCCTACGCGCGATTGTTGTACGTGGCCGTGGTGACGTAGCAAAAGATCTTGAAAAGCGCGCTAGCCTGCTTCGCCGCGACTCCGTTCATGGGCCTTTCGAAGGTACCATTTCAATTGATGTTGATGCGCGTACGCTTATCGTAAACGGTAACGTAGTACAGGTAATCTATGCTGATTCGCCCAGTGAAATCGATTACACCGCGTATGACATTAATAATGCGGTGATCGTAGACAATACGGGTATTTGGCGTGATGAGGCCGGCCTAGGTCAGCACCTTGAGTGCAAAGGTGCGGCGAAAGCGCTGCTAACGGCTCCGGGTAAAGGCGATATTAAAAATATTGTCTTCGGTATTAACCACAACACCATTAGCGATCAAGACCGTATTGTTTCGGCGGCGTCTTGTACCACCAATGCTATTGTGCCTGTGCTCAAAGTGCTCAACGATGAGTACGGTGTGGTAACCGGTCATGTTGAAACGGTGCATGCCTACACCAACGACCAAAACCTAATCGATAACTACCACAAGGGTGACCGTCGTGGACGCAGCGCAGCCCTTAATATGGTGTTGACCGAGACGGGTGCGGCAAAAGCGGTTGCTAAAGCGCTGCCGGAGCTTGAAGGTAAGCTGACGGGCAATGCTATTCGTGTGCCAACGCCCAACGTTTCCATGGCGATTTTGAACCTCACGTTAGAGAAAGGTACCGATGCTGAAGCGCTAAACGACTATTTGCGCCGTATGTCGATTGATTCGGCTTATCAGAAGCAGATCGATTTTGTCGACTCAGCAGAAGTGGTTTCCTCTGATTTTGTTGGCAACCGTCATGCGGGCATTGTAGATGCCAAAGCGACGATTGCTAACGGAAACCATGCTGTCGTATACGTTTGGTACGATAACGAGTTCGGTTACAGCTGCCAGGTAATTCGTATTCTTCAGCAGATGTCGAACGTGCAGTTCGTGAAGCTGCCCCGTCAAGTAGGTTGA
- a CDS encoding NADH:ubiquinone reductase (Na(+)-transporting) subunit B, whose translation MMGIRQTLDNLEPHFHKGGKYEKFYPLYEAIDTVFYSPPSVAKTTAHVRDGIDLKRIMITVWMCTFPAMFFGMWNAGWQANTAIEAGYASMGGWREAIMMTLAGGHDPSSLWANFVLGATYFLPIYLVTFAVGGFWEVMFAIKRGHEVNEGFFVTSVLFALILPATIPLWQVALGITFGVVIGKEIFGGTGKNFLNPALTGRAFLYFAYPAQISGDAVWVAADGYTGATALSMAFQDGMTALTNTFTWWDAFLGFVPGSVGEVSTLAIFIGAAVLLWTRIASWRIMLGVFLGMVITSTLFNLIGSDSNPMFDMPWYWHLVIGGFAFGMVFMATDPVSASMTNQGRFVFGALIGVMTVLIRVVNPAFPEGIMLAILFANLFAPLIDHMFVQANIKRRLKRTGVPAEETA comes from the coding sequence ATGATGGGTATTCGACAAACACTCGATAATCTCGAGCCGCACTTCCACAAAGGTGGTAAGTACGAAAAGTTCTACCCGCTCTACGAAGCGATAGATACCGTTTTCTACTCACCGCCTAGCGTGGCAAAAACCACTGCCCACGTGCGTGACGGTATTGACCTTAAGCGCATTATGATCACTGTCTGGATGTGTACGTTCCCGGCAATGTTCTTTGGCATGTGGAATGCAGGCTGGCAGGCGAATACTGCCATTGAAGCGGGCTACGCTTCCATGGGCGGTTGGCGCGAAGCCATTATGATGACCCTGGCCGGTGGGCATGATCCCAGCAGCTTGTGGGCCAACTTCGTGCTGGGTGCCACGTACTTCTTGCCTATCTACCTCGTGACATTTGCGGTAGGTGGTTTCTGGGAAGTAATGTTTGCTATTAAGCGCGGTCATGAAGTGAACGAAGGCTTCTTCGTTACCTCTGTACTTTTTGCGCTAATTTTGCCTGCAACGATTCCGCTGTGGCAGGTTGCCCTGGGCATTACCTTTGGTGTCGTTATCGGCAAAGAGATCTTTGGCGGTACGGGTAAAAACTTCCTAAACCCTGCGTTAACTGGCCGCGCGTTCCTATACTTTGCCTATCCGGCGCAAATTTCCGGTGATGCAGTGTGGGTGGCCGCTGACGGTTATACAGGGGCGACTGCACTCTCGATGGCGTTCCAAGACGGCATGACCGCCTTGACGAACACTTTCACTTGGTGGGACGCCTTCTTAGGCTTTGTGCCAGGTTCAGTGGGTGAGGTGTCAACGCTGGCGATCTTTATCGGCGCTGCGGTGCTGCTGTGGACCCGAATTGCTTCGTGGCGGATCATGCTAGGTGTATTCCTGGGTATGGTGATTACCAGTACCCTGTTTAACCTGATCGGCTCTGACAGCAACCCGATGTTCGATATGCCGTGGTACTGGCATCTAGTGATCGGTGGCTTCGCATTCGGTATGGTGTTTATGGCAACAGATCCTGTGTCTGCTTCCATGACTAACCAAGGGCGCTTTGTGTTTGGTGCGCTAATTGGTGTGATGACCGTGCTGATTCGCGTAGTAAACCCGGCCTTCCCGGAAGGCATCATGTTAGCCATCCTGTTTGCTAACCTGTTTGCGCCGCTGATTGACCACATGTTCGTCCAGGCCAATATTAAGCGCCGTCTCAAGCGGACTGGCGTTCCGGCCGAGGAGACTGCCTAA
- a CDS encoding Na(+)-translocating NADH-quinone reductase subunit C, whose translation MAQGNNSIKKILIVAFSLCIVCSVIVSTAAVALRPAQQLNQELDRKTNILNVARLYQPGMDVEEAFRTQITARVVELNTGEYTDQFDPNTFDGFEASRDPATGRTLSGDRDIAGLSRVENYATVYLVGDAENPDQIVLPIRGQGLWGRMMGFLAVEGDGNTIVSITYYDHSETPGLGAEVNNPRWQAQWEGKKIYDEEGDLSPEIHLTKGGASNEYEVDALSGATLTSNGVTNMLQFWFSEEGFGPYLAKFRSGTEPEDAEDTDTNFDDVEGA comes from the coding sequence ATGGCACAAGGTAACAACTCCATAAAGAAGATCCTGATCGTAGCATTTTCGCTGTGCATCGTGTGTTCGGTGATTGTGTCGACAGCAGCTGTGGCACTGCGCCCTGCCCAGCAGTTAAACCAGGAGCTGGATCGTAAAACTAACATTCTTAACGTGGCTCGGCTTTACCAGCCCGGAATGGATGTTGAGGAAGCGTTCCGCACCCAAATCACCGCGCGTGTGGTAGAGCTGAATACGGGTGAATACACCGATCAGTTCGACCCCAACACCTTCGATGGTTTTGAAGCGTCTCGCGATCCTGCGACGGGTCGGACGCTTTCTGGTGATCGTGATATTGCGGGCCTGTCACGCGTTGAGAACTACGCGACCGTCTACCTTGTCGGCGATGCAGAAAACCCCGATCAAATTGTTCTACCCATTCGTGGTCAAGGGCTCTGGGGTCGTATGATGGGTTTTCTCGCGGTTGAAGGAGATGGCAATACCATCGTGAGTATCACCTACTACGACCATAGCGAAACGCCGGGTCTTGGTGCTGAGGTGAACAATCCACGTTGGCAAGCTCAGTGGGAAGGTAAAAAGATTTACGATGAAGAGGGCGACCTCTCACCGGAAATTCACCTGACCAAAGGCGGCGCGAGCAACGAGTATGAGGTTGATGCACTATCTGGTGCAACGCTGACAAGTAACGGCGTGACCAACATGCTGCAGTTCTGGTTCAGCGAAGAAGGTTTCGGTCCGTATTTGGCGAAGTTCCGTAGTGGAACCGAGCCAGAAGACGCCGAAGATACCGACACCAACTTCGACGACGTTGAGGGGGCCTGA
- a CDS encoding NADH:ubiquinone reductase (Na(+)-transporting) subunit D produces the protein MADANAKSVLTAPIFKNNPIALQILGICSALAVTTSMSVSLVMALAVIFVTAFSNLFVSLIRNHIPSSIRIIVQMTIIASLVIVVDQILKAYAYEMSKQLSVFVGLIITNCIVMGRAEGFAMTNTPGMSFLDGIGNGLGYGFVLMVVGFFRELLGAGSVFGFTILPTVQNGGWYVPNGMMLLPPSAFFIIGLLIWVLRSVNPEQVEDNEFKMKHNTKPKEAV, from the coding sequence ATGGCGGATGCAAACGCAAAAAGCGTCTTAACGGCGCCTATCTTTAAGAACAACCCCATTGCGCTTCAGATTTTGGGTATTTGTTCTGCCTTGGCGGTAACGACCAGCATGAGCGTGTCGCTGGTTATGGCGCTAGCGGTAATCTTTGTAACGGCTTTTTCGAACCTGTTCGTCTCGTTGATCCGGAATCATATCCCGTCTTCGATTCGTATCATCGTGCAGATGACCATTATTGCGTCGCTGGTTATTGTGGTTGACCAGATCCTCAAAGCTTACGCTTATGAAATGTCGAAGCAGCTGTCAGTGTTTGTGGGTTTGATCATCACTAACTGTATCGTAATGGGTCGTGCGGAAGGCTTTGCGATGACCAATACGCCGGGCATGTCGTTCCTCGATGGCATCGGTAATGGTTTAGGTTATGGCTTTGTCCTGATGGTGGTTGGTTTCTTCCGTGAGCTGCTGGGTGCTGGTAGCGTATTTGGTTTTACTATTCTGCCCACGGTACAAAACGGTGGCTGGTATGTGCCTAACGGCATGATGCTTCTGCCGCCCTCTGCCTTCTTTATCATTGGTCTGCTGATTTGGGTACTGCGTTCAGTGAATCCTGAGCAGGTAGAAGATAACGAGTTCAAAATGAAGCACAACACCAAGCCGAAGGAGGCCGTGTAA
- the mfd gene encoding transcription-repair coupling factor, giving the protein MPSFSLLEPPQPQGTRDTLYLTAPPGSATALALAQIASSAPLLVITPSTASAQRLEQDLAFYSTVPVLPFPDWETLPYDSFSPHQDIISARLRTLKQLQDGVRGIVLVPINTLMQRLPPVEYIAGRVMTLQTGAKLHRETFRESLSRAGYRAVETVYEPGEYAMRGAIIDLFAMGMDEPIRIDLFDDEIDTLRHFDPSNQRSTDKLDRLELLPAHEYSLSRSAIACFREQFETLFDVDPRQSPLYNDALKGIPSPGLEHYLPLFFEQTASLFDHVTDDTRIALLPDVYPAAEQHWQAIESRYDNLGVDPTRPLIPPHRAFFPVSEVFSAIKARPRIELTEEEAHRHALTPNAQALPSLAINARAKQPLSALSDFLNSQPQTRILFAAESRGRREALEEILAPLQLQLPHAESFHAFLHSQHTMAITESQVGSGLWLTEPNVAVISETELFGDVVRQSRRREKATDDNELAVRHLSELKEGAPVVHQAHGVGRYIGLETLEAGGQANEFLALSYADGAKLYVPVDSLHLISRYSGADDELAPLHKLGSDQWEKARRKAAEKIRDTAAELLDIYARREAQQGVVYDMPADEYSRFSASFPFEETPDQQAAIEAVISDMTSPQPMDRVVCGDVGFGKTEVAMRAAFLAVQSGRQVVVLVPTTLLARQHFENFRDRFADTAVNISLISRFTAGKEMTQTLESIKEGRTDIVIGTHKLLSKSVELPKMGLLIIDEEHRFGVAQKEKLKTLRAEIDILTLTATPIPRTLNMAMSGIRDLSIIATPPARRLSVKTFVQQRDDSIVKEALLREILRGGQVYFLHNEVKTIENAAEKIRELIPEARVAVAHGQLPERSLERVMSDFYHRRFNVLVCSTIIETGIDVPSANTILIERADKFGLAQLHQLRGRVGRSHHQAYAYLLTPPPKAMTRDAVKRLEAISASDDLGAGFTLASHDMEIRGAGELLGDEQSGQMETIGYTLYMEMLDRAVKAIRAGKTPNIDAPFNNGVEISLNLPALIPDDYIHDVQQRLVMYKRIANTQSAAELKELQVELIDRFGLLPAPLKNLIRQTKLRQRAEQLGVARIEAGESKGRVLFNSATQVDPLTLVTLIQKSPQHYRLDGSDTLRFEFSMETIEQRFEKVETLLTTLNQKVAAA; this is encoded by the coding sequence ATGCCTTCTTTCTCTCTGCTCGAACCGCCCCAGCCTCAAGGGACTCGCGACACGCTCTATCTAACAGCGCCGCCGGGCAGTGCGACTGCCCTGGCGCTCGCCCAGATAGCATCCAGCGCGCCACTACTGGTCATTACCCCCAGTACCGCCAGCGCCCAGCGCCTGGAGCAAGATTTAGCGTTCTATAGCACCGTACCTGTTCTGCCCTTCCCGGACTGGGAAACGCTGCCATACGACAGTTTTTCACCCCACCAGGATATTATTTCTGCTCGCTTACGCACTCTTAAGCAGCTTCAAGATGGGGTACGCGGGATTGTATTGGTTCCTATCAATACGTTAATGCAGCGCTTACCGCCGGTGGAATATATTGCTGGCAGGGTGATGACCTTGCAAACAGGCGCCAAGCTCCATCGTGAAACGTTCAGGGAATCGCTCTCCCGAGCGGGCTATCGTGCTGTGGAAACCGTGTATGAGCCGGGTGAGTACGCCATGCGCGGTGCGATTATCGACCTTTTTGCCATGGGTATGGATGAACCCATTCGAATCGACCTGTTTGATGATGAAATTGATACGCTGCGTCATTTCGACCCAAGCAACCAGCGCTCCACTGACAAACTAGATCGTCTTGAGCTACTTCCGGCCCATGAATACTCATTAAGCCGTAGTGCCATTGCCTGCTTTCGAGAACAGTTTGAAACCCTGTTTGACGTCGACCCACGCCAAAGCCCACTTTATAACGATGCACTTAAGGGGATACCTTCTCCTGGGCTTGAGCACTACTTACCGCTATTTTTCGAACAAACCGCATCGCTGTTTGACCATGTGACTGACGACACGCGCATAGCGCTGCTGCCCGATGTATACCCAGCAGCCGAACAGCATTGGCAAGCTATCGAATCACGTTATGACAATCTAGGAGTCGACCCAACAAGGCCTTTAATACCACCCCATCGTGCGTTCTTTCCCGTTAGCGAGGTCTTCTCAGCGATCAAAGCGCGCCCTCGCATAGAGCTTACCGAAGAGGAGGCGCATCGCCACGCGCTAACACCTAACGCACAAGCACTGCCTTCTTTGGCGATTAATGCGCGAGCAAAACAGCCGCTTAGCGCGCTATCCGACTTTTTGAACTCTCAGCCCCAGACGCGGATTCTCTTTGCGGCTGAATCCAGAGGACGCAGAGAAGCACTAGAGGAAATCCTTGCGCCACTGCAACTGCAACTGCCCCACGCAGAGAGCTTCCACGCCTTCTTGCACAGCCAGCACACAATGGCCATCACGGAAAGCCAAGTGGGAAGCGGCCTGTGGCTTACTGAACCCAATGTTGCAGTCATTAGCGAAACAGAGCTGTTTGGTGACGTGGTTCGCCAAAGCCGCCGCCGAGAAAAAGCGACTGACGATAACGAATTGGCGGTTCGGCACTTATCAGAGCTAAAGGAGGGCGCCCCCGTTGTTCACCAAGCCCATGGCGTTGGCCGCTACATAGGGCTCGAAACGCTAGAGGCAGGCGGGCAAGCCAATGAATTTTTAGCGCTCTCTTATGCCGATGGCGCAAAGCTCTATGTCCCTGTCGATAGCCTGCATTTGATTTCACGCTACAGCGGGGCAGATGATGAACTCGCTCCCCTGCACAAGCTAGGCTCTGATCAGTGGGAAAAAGCACGCCGCAAAGCCGCTGAAAAAATCCGTGATACGGCGGCCGAGCTACTCGATATTTATGCCCGTCGCGAAGCCCAACAAGGCGTTGTGTATGACATGCCGGCTGACGAATATAGCCGCTTTTCAGCCAGTTTCCCGTTTGAAGAAACCCCCGACCAGCAGGCCGCTATTGAGGCGGTCATCAGCGATATGACCTCCCCTCAACCCATGGATCGCGTGGTATGTGGTGACGTCGGGTTTGGTAAAACCGAAGTCGCTATGCGCGCAGCGTTTTTAGCCGTGCAATCGGGCCGCCAGGTAGTGGTACTGGTACCCACTACGCTGCTGGCCCGCCAACACTTTGAAAACTTCCGCGACCGCTTTGCTGATACCGCTGTCAATATTAGTCTGATTTCTCGCTTTACAGCGGGTAAAGAGATGACCCAAACGCTAGAGAGCATTAAAGAGGGTCGCACAGATATTGTCATTGGCACCCATAAGCTGCTCTCAAAAAGCGTTGAGCTACCTAAAATGGGGCTTTTGATTATTGATGAAGAGCACCGCTTTGGGGTGGCTCAAAAGGAGAAGCTCAAGACGCTGCGCGCAGAAATCGATATTTTGACGCTGACTGCCACGCCTATTCCGCGCACTTTAAACATGGCGATGAGCGGCATTCGCGATCTTTCGATTATTGCCACGCCACCCGCCCGCCGCCTGTCGGTCAAAACGTTTGTGCAGCAACGCGACGACAGCATTGTTAAAGAGGCGCTTTTGCGCGAAATTCTTCGCGGCGGCCAAGTCTATTTTCTCCATAACGAAGTCAAAACCATTGAGAATGCTGCCGAAAAAATCCGAGAGCTGATACCAGAAGCCCGCGTGGCCGTCGCCCACGGCCAACTGCCTGAACGCAGCCTAGAGCGAGTAATGTCAGACTTCTACCATCGTCGATTCAACGTGCTGGTGTGCTCCACAATTATAGAAACAGGTATTGACGTGCCCAGCGCTAACACCATTTTAATCGAGCGCGCGGATAAATTTGGTTTAGCACAGCTGCATCAGCTTCGAGGCCGCGTGGGTCGCAGCCACCATCAAGCCTATGCCTACCTGCTAACACCGCCCCCGAAGGCGATGACAAGAGACGCCGTGAAGCGCCTTGAGGCGATTAGCGCCTCTGATGATCTAGGCGCTGGTTTTACCCTGGCAAGTCACGACATGGAAATACGCGGCGCCGGTGAGCTACTGGGTGATGAGCAGAGTGGCCAGATGGAAACGATTGGCTACACGCTGTATATGGAAATGCTCGACCGCGCCGTAAAAGCAATTCGTGCGGGTAAAACCCCTAATATCGACGCCCCCTTTAATAACGGCGTAGAAATCAGCCTTAATTTACCGGCCTTAATACCCGACGACTATATTCATGACGTACAGCAGCGTCTCGTGATGTATAAGCGCATTGCCAATACTCAAAGCGCCGCCGAACTTAAAGAACTTCAGGTAGAGCTTATCGACCGGTTTGGCCTGCTTCCTGCCCCGCTGAAAAACTTAATTCGGCAAACTAAGCTCCGCCAACGCGCCGAACAGCTAGGCGTGGCTCGCATCGAAGCAGGCGAGAGCAAAGGTCGAGTGCTGTTTAACAGCGCTACTCAAGTAGACCCATTGACATTAGTGACACTGATTCAGAAATCTCCTCAGCACTACCGTTTAGATGGCTCAGACACCTTACGATTTGAATTTTCAATGGAAACGATCGAGCAGCGTTTTGAAAAGGTTGAAACTCTACTGACCACACTGAATCAAAAAGTAGCGGCGGCGTAG
- a CDS encoding Lpp/OprI family alanine-zipper lipoprotein, which yields MTLKTTLKMTAAAASLAILAGCASTSALEEVRMTAESAQADAAEARSMASQALNTANQAQRDAQAALQMSEQNREEMNRMFQRSMQK from the coding sequence ATGACTCTGAAGACTACTCTGAAAATGACTGCCGCTGCCGCTTCTCTGGCAATTCTGGCTGGCTGTGCTTCTACCAGCGCTCTGGAAGAAGTTCGCATGACTGCAGAATCTGCACAGGCTGACGCTGCAGAAGCTCGCAGCATGGCTTCACAAGCGCTGAACACTGCTAACCAAGCTCAGCGTGACGCGCAAGCTGCTCTGCAGATGTCTGAGCAGAACCGTGAAGAAATGAACCGCATGTTCCAGCGTTCCATGCAGAAGTAA
- a CDS encoding L,D-transpeptidase family protein, with product MNTRHIFNLWGPTSLAVLLAASLSGPTYAQSLGEQQNADGSAEVIDIAVAGAEQVADHRELPRGHFRLPDNGDIVGEYYTITVEDQEETLIDIARRHNIGFEEIRLANPDVSLWVPGKGTEVVIPTRYILPPAPREGVVINLSELRLYYYPADNPGIVETYPVSVGRDGFATPVGITRTTIKVKDPAWAPPASMRREAAARGEPAPAIVPPGPDNPLGRHAILLDMPSYLIHGTNRPDGVGMRASRGCIRMYPEDIESLYERLPSGTKVNLMDAPFKAGWADDGTLFVQTFPQLEENIDDSEPLQDALARLNDLVQDQVDVNEEQVKHAIENPNGRFIALYGPQAPEEEPEQTPLKLEGLLEEVEVSTAVRIDGEA from the coding sequence ATGAACACTCGCCATATTTTCAACTTATGGGGCCCTACTAGCCTAGCTGTACTGCTAGCGGCCAGCCTTTCTGGGCCAACCTATGCCCAGTCTTTAGGCGAGCAGCAGAACGCTGACGGCTCCGCGGAGGTTATTGACATCGCTGTGGCTGGTGCCGAGCAGGTAGCAGATCACCGCGAACTTCCTCGCGGCCATTTTCGTTTACCCGACAATGGCGATATCGTTGGCGAGTACTACACCATCACCGTTGAGGATCAGGAGGAGACCCTCATCGATATCGCCCGTCGGCATAATATCGGCTTCGAAGAAATCCGCCTGGCTAACCCAGACGTCAGCTTATGGGTTCCCGGTAAAGGTACAGAAGTCGTAATCCCCACTCGCTATATATTGCCACCGGCTCCCCGTGAAGGCGTCGTCATCAACCTTTCAGAACTGCGGCTGTATTACTACCCTGCCGATAATCCCGGCATCGTAGAAACGTATCCCGTCAGTGTTGGCCGCGACGGCTTTGCCACTCCAGTAGGCATTACACGCACCACGATTAAGGTGAAAGATCCCGCCTGGGCTCCCCCCGCCTCAATGCGCCGCGAAGCAGCTGCGCGCGGAGAGCCAGCCCCTGCCATCGTCCCTCCCGGCCCAGACAACCCCCTTGGCCGTCACGCCATTTTATTAGATATGCCTAGCTATCTCATTCATGGCACGAACCGCCCAGATGGCGTCGGCATGCGTGCTAGCCGTGGCTGTATTCGCATGTATCCTGAAGACATTGAATCACTCTACGAGCGCCTCCCCAGCGGAACCAAAGTAAATTTGATGGACGCGCCCTTTAAAGCTGGCTGGGCGGACGATGGCACGCTATTCGTGCAAACCTTCCCGCAGCTTGAAGAGAATATTGATGACTCTGAGCCGCTGCAGGATGCCTTAGCCCGACTCAATGATTTGGTTCAAGATCAAGTTGATGTGAACGAAGAGCAGGTGAAGCACGCGATCGAAAATCCGAACGGTCGTTTTATAGCACTTTATGGCCCGCAGGCGCCAGAAGAGGAACCTGAGCAAACACCCCTTAAACTAGAAGGTTTGCTTGAAGAAGTTGAAGTGAGCACGGCTGTTCGCATTGACGGCGAAGCCTAA
- a CDS encoding Na(+)-translocating NADH-quinone reductase subunit A, with the protein MIEVKKGLDLPITGAPEQRIEDARRVRHVAILGTDYVGMKPTMEVQEGDKVKLGQLLFTDKKIDGVRFTAPASGEVVAINRGEKRRLLSVVIKVDEHEEAMTFASHDRGALGQLERQVVVDQLVESGLWTALRTRPFSRTPAIDSTPSDIFVTAVDTHPLSADPALIINENAQAFEDGLKVLTRLTEGNVFLCTGADASLPGSDVSGVTTESFAGPHPAGLVGTHIHHLSPVALHKKVWHIGYQDVIAFGKLFVEGQLDMTRVIAVGGPRAENPRLLRTRVGASTDELFAGEVIQPEDTRVISGSVFSGFAAEGKLTFLGRFHNQVSMLEEGNKRTFMGWLSPGANRHSVLGIYISKLKGLHNYAPTTSTNGSERAMVPVGAYETIMPLDVMPTQLLRSLIVGDIEVAMQLGCLELDEEDLALCTYVCPGKYEYGPILRDNLTMIEKEA; encoded by the coding sequence ATGATCGAAGTCAAAAAAGGCCTGGATCTCCCCATCACGGGAGCGCCCGAGCAGCGTATTGAAGATGCGCGGCGTGTGCGCCACGTGGCAATCCTGGGCACCGACTACGTTGGCATGAAGCCAACGATGGAAGTTCAGGAAGGGGATAAGGTCAAACTAGGCCAATTGCTCTTCACCGATAAGAAAATTGATGGTGTACGCTTTACAGCGCCCGCCAGCGGTGAAGTTGTAGCAATTAACCGTGGCGAGAAACGCCGTTTGCTGTCTGTCGTTATTAAAGTCGATGAACATGAAGAAGCGATGACATTCGCGTCTCATGATCGTGGTGCTTTGGGGCAGCTAGAGCGTCAGGTCGTTGTCGACCAGCTGGTTGAGTCTGGACTCTGGACTGCCTTGCGCACCCGTCCATTCTCACGTACGCCAGCTATCGACAGTACACCTTCCGATATCTTTGTCACCGCTGTGGATACGCATCCGCTAAGCGCTGACCCCGCCTTAATCATCAACGAAAATGCCCAAGCATTTGAAGACGGCCTCAAGGTGCTAACCCGCCTGACCGAGGGCAACGTTTTTCTGTGCACGGGTGCTGACGCTTCCTTGCCAGGAAGTGATGTTAGCGGTGTTACAACCGAAAGTTTTGCTGGGCCGCATCCTGCGGGCTTGGTAGGGACGCATATCCACCACCTTTCGCCTGTCGCACTGCATAAAAAAGTGTGGCACATCGGCTATCAGGACGTTATCGCGTTCGGCAAGCTGTTTGTTGAAGGGCAGCTCGATATGACCCGCGTTATCGCGGTGGGTGGCCCGCGTGCAGAAAATCCTCGTTTGCTGCGTACCCGTGTGGGTGCTAGCACCGATGAACTCTTTGCAGGTGAAGTTATCCAACCGGAAGACACCCGTGTAATTTCAGGTTCTGTATTCTCGGGCTTTGCCGCCGAGGGTAAGCTGACCTTTCTGGGGCGTTTCCATAATCAGGTGAGCATGCTGGAAGAAGGCAATAAGCGCACCTTTATGGGATGGCTATCTCCTGGCGCGAACCGTCACTCAGTTCTTGGCATTTATATTTCTAAGCTTAAAGGCCTGCATAATTACGCACCGACGACATCAACCAATGGCTCTGAACGTGCCATGGTGCCGGTAGGCGCGTATGAGACCATTATGCCTTTGGATGTAATGCCAACGCAGCTGCTGCGTTCGCTGATCGTGGGCGACATTGAAGTTGCCATGCAACTTGGGTGTCTTGAGTTAGACGAAGAGGATTTGGCGCTTTGCACGTATGTTTGCCCTGGCAAATACGAGTATGGCCCCATCCTGCGTGACAATCTCACCATGATCGAGAAAGAGGCCTGA